In the genome of Pseudomonas sp. HS6, one region contains:
- a CDS encoding RHS repeat domain-containing protein has protein sequence MENPSPGSVHSNAFNFGEFVRGGVDPRTGLYTCSLSLGTARSADLNGPSFGLALSFNPLDSRNTGYGLGWSLATTHYDTISKMMTLSGGERYKAVETAMGLQFREMKLESVKVVKTATGRFDVRYKDGHREELTVQGGSSVAVPTRIVAANGVAITLIYKVVNQYPELIEVKDDQRTLLKITRKATQVTLIQNPDATSRADFTMTLNSNDRVVAISLPEGRGWELEYSLIDEIGYLKRVVTPLGAVEIIRYKEQGHLLPSGESAATVTLPHVMSHDIYPGHGQPKVSKTYTFSDRNFLGHGLTVESSHDGDPLYSAPWNYRYVSEERLLVDAKVHSHIKRTFNKFHLLVEQVTTCGEAVTSQSTEYHLAPGKSFNEQPAQFRLPRTQTLKYENRLTKKLRQETSVTEFDSVGNLLRQVGPDGVTTLSEFYPSAGEADCPADPFGFVRFEKQRTVVAAYGGGASTCTRFRYALHSPLQGASLASVVIVEEQFFEKVEGNEILRSKVEYRYFDTPADPLRHGALQEQRAIRNELTTRSAFTYRLEGTRLHLTTTVHGFDNAQQTTRQVLSTLSGLKMSETGADADRVDYEYDAIGRCLSKTLFPNTANAVSTTWGYQIAGGASPATMTVTDPAGGVQRVSYDGLGRVIGIQELDCDHADEAVPQESLMRAVYSALHDKAGHRVEETRTDWWGGIACPARTRLVYDSWGQVKQMHYADGRVEHREVDPVSLQETQWQEGMGKAVTLFNAFGKPKSIEMLDQKGTSLGKSFFEHDGYGRTHSQTDPDGNKTFYRYDVFDRLIRSELPDGHAVETEYADHSAEELPVRIKAGDLELGRQVFDGLGRLTASSVGGRTSTTSYETGSSLAKWQMGADGKKVEFARPQGLGGRVVERKADGLLSLVTYDAVHGKPETCNEQGREHRFDYYPSGRLKSEMTVYGEHRQTTSHTWSLGGRPLAFIDGQGNEHKTEYDKWGRKAAFTHGTLRAEYAYNAAGLLERVDAWDASTTQRMKTHLAYDDIGRETTRRFEVEGLESQTLTSSYTPSGKLAQKVLKRGIQVLRDEHFAYDVRGRLSHYACEGSQRPRDPYGKEIVEQTFTFDALDNILTLQTRFPQGVNLTTFSYSVIDPAQLTEVSHSHADYPQPVTLQYDANGRMIKDDQGRMLAYDALGRLMGVSNAQGQVVRGHHYDGFDRLVELSQPGSADTQRYYHCGRVINEVRCGDSRSVVRHGGLLLGQRQGGLDAGGRMFGTDQQQSVLTLLQNGQLADIAYSPYGHREAEGGFFSLPGFSGEQLDPVTGLYLLGSGYRAYSPTLMRFLSPDSLSPFGAGGLNAYAYCLGDPVNRVDPTGHFSWQSIVGIALGVVGIAASIVTLGGATPLALLAMGLGIASGVTGIAGELVNERAPGSEAASILGWISLGLGLASAGAGWLAARQIITRGGRMLGKNFNGLADEPVIEYYKKGKKTGATGARNAEPPAPPPRWTLTEDYAANDYLPNGRLGNVPRAKYEEFRVDIATNNKSPIDASKNYPGSKYDPYPNYANARPFKGYEHAHTRLSQEHRVFFLTNNDIRHVIIKQIGSHDPAW, from the coding sequence ATGGAGAACCCTTCTCCGGGCTCTGTGCATTCCAATGCATTCAATTTTGGCGAGTTTGTGAGGGGCGGTGTTGATCCTCGTACTGGCTTGTATACCTGTTCTTTATCTTTGGGCACTGCCCGCTCTGCGGACCTCAACGGGCCTTCGTTCGGACTTGCTCTGAGTTTCAATCCACTCGATAGCCGAAACACCGGCTACGGTTTGGGCTGGTCGCTGGCCACGACCCATTACGACACAATCAGCAAGATGATGACCTTGTCCGGAGGCGAGCGTTACAAGGCCGTCGAAACGGCCATGGGTCTTCAGTTCAGGGAAATGAAGCTGGAAAGCGTCAAGGTCGTGAAAACTGCTACTGGGCGCTTTGATGTTCGTTACAAGGACGGGCATCGGGAGGAACTGACGGTGCAGGGTGGCAGCTCAGTCGCCGTTCCTACCCGGATCGTGGCAGCCAACGGCGTGGCCATCACGTTGATTTACAAAGTGGTCAATCAATACCCGGAGCTGATCGAGGTCAAAGATGACCAACGAACGTTGCTGAAAATCACACGCAAGGCAACGCAGGTCACGTTGATTCAGAACCCGGACGCGACATCCAGAGCCGACTTCACCATGACGCTCAACAGTAATGATCGGGTTGTTGCGATCAGTCTGCCCGAGGGCAGGGGCTGGGAGCTCGAATATTCGCTCATCGATGAAATCGGTTACCTGAAACGGGTCGTGACGCCGCTGGGGGCCGTCGAAATCATTCGCTACAAGGAGCAAGGTCATCTGCTGCCTTCCGGCGAATCTGCTGCGACAGTGACGCTGCCCCATGTGATGTCCCATGATATTTATCCCGGGCACGGGCAACCGAAGGTGAGCAAGACTTACACGTTTTCGGATCGTAACTTTCTTGGGCATGGCTTGACGGTGGAGTCGTCCCACGATGGCGATCCGCTCTACTCTGCACCCTGGAATTACCGGTATGTGTCCGAGGAGCGTTTGTTGGTCGACGCCAAGGTACACAGTCACATCAAGCGGACATTCAACAAGTTTCACTTGTTAGTGGAGCAGGTCACGACGTGTGGGGAAGCGGTGACTTCGCAAAGCACCGAGTATCACCTTGCGCCAGGAAAATCTTTCAACGAACAACCGGCGCAGTTTCGCCTGCCCCGGACCCAGACTCTGAAGTACGAGAACCGCCTCACCAAAAAGCTGCGTCAGGAAACATCGGTCACCGAGTTCGATTCGGTGGGCAACCTGCTCAGGCAGGTGGGACCCGACGGTGTCACGACGCTGTCCGAATTTTATCCATCGGCCGGGGAGGCGGATTGCCCGGCGGATCCTTTCGGTTTTGTGCGGTTCGAGAAACAACGAACGGTCGTGGCCGCCTACGGTGGCGGGGCTTCGACTTGCACCCGTTTTCGATATGCCCTGCACTCGCCCCTACAGGGGGCGTCGCTGGCAAGCGTTGTGATTGTCGAAGAGCAGTTTTTCGAGAAAGTGGAGGGCAACGAGATCCTTCGTTCGAAAGTCGAGTATCGATACTTCGATACACCCGCGGATCCCCTCAGGCATGGCGCCTTGCAAGAGCAACGCGCCATTCGGAACGAACTGACCACCCGTTCGGCATTTACCTATCGACTGGAGGGGACTCGCCTTCATCTGACCACTACCGTTCATGGGTTCGACAATGCCCAGCAAACCACCAGGCAAGTCCTCTCGACACTCAGTGGATTGAAAATGTCCGAAACCGGGGCGGACGCTGATCGAGTCGATTACGAGTACGACGCCATTGGCCGCTGCCTGAGCAAGACCCTCTTCCCGAACACCGCCAACGCCGTCTCGACGACCTGGGGCTATCAGATTGCAGGCGGTGCATCGCCCGCAACAATGACGGTCACGGACCCGGCGGGGGGCGTCCAAAGAGTCAGTTACGACGGGTTGGGGCGTGTGATCGGCATCCAGGAGCTTGATTGCGATCACGCCGATGAGGCAGTGCCGCAAGAAAGTCTGATGCGCGCGGTCTACTCCGCACTTCATGACAAGGCGGGGCATCGGGTGGAGGAGACGCGCACAGACTGGTGGGGCGGCATTGCCTGTCCGGCCCGTACTCGACTGGTCTATGACAGTTGGGGGCAGGTCAAGCAAATGCACTATGCCGACGGTCGCGTAGAGCATCGCGAGGTCGATCCAGTCTCGCTCCAGGAGACGCAGTGGCAGGAGGGAATGGGGAAGGCCGTGACGCTTTTCAATGCTTTCGGCAAGCCGAAAAGTATTGAGATGCTCGACCAGAAGGGTACGAGCCTGGGCAAGTCGTTCTTTGAACATGACGGGTACGGCAGAACCCACAGTCAGACCGATCCGGACGGCAACAAGACCTTTTACCGATACGACGTTTTTGATCGATTGATTCGCAGCGAGTTGCCGGATGGGCATGCGGTCGAGACTGAATATGCCGATCACAGCGCCGAAGAGTTGCCGGTAAGGATCAAGGCTGGCGATCTGGAGCTGGGTCGCCAGGTATTCGACGGACTGGGTCGCCTGACTGCAAGTTCGGTCGGTGGTCGTACCTCCACAACGAGCTATGAAACGGGTTCCAGCCTGGCCAAATGGCAAATGGGCGCTGACGGGAAAAAGGTCGAATTCGCCCGGCCTCAGGGGCTCGGCGGCCGGGTGGTCGAGCGCAAGGCCGACGGACTGCTCTCCCTCGTCACCTATGACGCTGTGCATGGCAAGCCTGAAACCTGCAACGAGCAGGGGCGCGAACATCGTTTCGACTATTACCCTTCCGGGCGCTTGAAGTCCGAAATGACTGTGTACGGTGAGCACCGCCAGACGACGTCCCATACCTGGTCGCTCGGTGGCCGGCCGCTGGCCTTCATTGATGGACAGGGTAACGAACACAAGACCGAATATGACAAATGGGGGCGCAAGGCCGCTTTCACCCACGGCACTTTGCGGGCCGAATACGCCTACAACGCCGCAGGTCTGCTGGAGCGGGTCGATGCCTGGGATGCATCGACAACCCAGCGCATGAAGACCCATCTGGCCTATGACGATATCGGGCGTGAAACCACCCGTCGATTTGAAGTCGAAGGCCTGGAGAGCCAGACGCTGACGTCGAGCTACACCCCGTCCGGCAAGCTGGCGCAGAAAGTCCTGAAGCGCGGTATTCAAGTACTGCGCGATGAGCACTTCGCTTATGACGTGCGCGGGCGACTGAGTCATTACGCGTGCGAAGGTTCGCAGCGGCCACGGGATCCCTATGGCAAGGAAATCGTCGAGCAGACGTTCACCTTCGATGCGCTGGACAACATCCTCACACTGCAAACCCGATTCCCTCAGGGTGTCAATCTGACGACGTTCAGCTACAGCGTGATCGATCCCGCTCAGCTCACGGAGGTCAGTCATTCCCACGCGGATTATCCGCAACCGGTCACCCTGCAATATGACGCCAATGGGCGGATGATCAAGGATGACCAGGGTCGCATGCTGGCGTACGACGCGCTTGGACGGCTGATGGGGGTCAGCAATGCGCAAGGACAAGTGGTGCGGGGTCACCACTACGACGGTTTCGACCGCCTGGTCGAGCTGTCGCAACCCGGCAGTGCGGATACTCAACGTTACTATCACTGCGGTCGCGTCATCAACGAAGTACGTTGCGGCGATTCGCGCAGTGTCGTGCGACATGGAGGCCTGCTGTTGGGACAGCGCCAAGGCGGACTGGATGCAGGCGGGCGGATGTTCGGCACGGATCAGCAACAAAGTGTGCTGACGCTACTGCAGAATGGCCAGCTTGCAGACATCGCCTATAGCCCGTATGGGCATCGGGAAGCCGAAGGCGGATTCTTCAGTCTGCCGGGCTTCAGCGGCGAACAGCTCGATCCAGTCACCGGTCTCTACCTGCTGGGCAGCGGCTACAGGGCCTACAGTCCGACGCTGATGCGTTTTCTGTCTCCCGACAGCCTGAGTCCGTTCGGTGCTGGTGGCTTGAATGCCTACGCATATTGCCTGGGGGACCCGGTCAATCGTGTAGACCCCACCGGGCATTTTTCATGGCAGTCGATTGTCGGTATCGCATTGGGGGTTGTCGGAATTGCCGCGAGTATTGTGACCTTGGGGGGCGCGACACCTCTGGCGTTGCTCGCCATGGGGCTGGGCATCGCCTCGGGGGTGACGGGTATTGCCGGAGAGCTGGTCAATGAACGGGCTCCAGGGTCAGAAGCGGCATCGATACTCGGCTGGATCAGCCTGGGACTGGGCTTGGCTTCGGCGGGGGCGGGCTGGTTGGCTGCCCGGCAAATCATCACGCGGGGTGGGCGGATGCTGGGCAAAAACTTCAATGGACTTGCCGATGAGCCGGTCATTGAATACTACAAAAAAGGCAAGAAGACCGGAGCGACTGGCGCAAGGAATGCAGAACCGCCAGCCCCCCCTCCACGCTGGACTTTGACCGAGGACTACGCAGCGAACGATTACCTTCCCAATGGCAGACTGGGCAATGTTCCAAGGGCT